CTGATTACGGACCGCGTAAACATATTTACTTCATGACCCAACAACAACTCGAAAAATACCTCTGGGGAGCTGCCACCCTACTGCGCGGCACCATCGATGCGGGCGATTACAAGCAGTACA
Above is a window of Williamwhitmania sp. DNA encoding:
- a CDS encoding type I restriction-modification system subunit M N-terminal domain-containing protein, which gives rise to MTQQQLEKYLWGAATLLRGTIDAGDYKQYIFPAGL